One genomic window of Myxococcus xanthus includes the following:
- the rplU gene encoding 50S ribosomal protein L21, which translates to MYAVIRTGGKQYRVAEGDVVRIEKIAGDVGAEVTFTEILLVGGSESPKVGQPTVAGAKVVGKVLAQDKHRRVLHFRKEKEGWTRRRGHRQPYTEVKVTSIAG; encoded by the coding sequence ATGTACGCAGTGATTCGCACGGGCGGGAAGCAGTACCGCGTCGCCGAGGGCGATGTGGTCCGGATCGAGAAGATCGCGGGCGACGTCGGGGCCGAAGTGACCTTCACGGAGATTCTGCTGGTCGGTGGTTCGGAGAGCCCGAAGGTGGGCCAGCCGACCGTCGCTGGCGCGAAGGTCGTGGGCAAGGTCCTGGCGCAGGACAAGCACCGCCGCGTCCTCCACTTCCGGAAGGAGAAGGAGGGCTGGACCCGCCGCCGCGGTCACCGTCAGCCGTACACCGAGGTGAAGGTCACCTCCATCGCCGGCTAG
- a CDS encoding ribonuclease J, translated as MLHVIPLGGLGEIGLNSMVIACRGEMLLIDAGLMFPSAGMPGVDIIIPDFSHLKQNAAQLKGVLLTHGHEDHLGALPYLLNEVPVPVYGTRFTLAMARHRLEELGIEADLREIEPREPFPVGTAFRVEASRVTHTVPDAVGYILRTPEGTLIHTGDFKLDPDPIDGLRTDLERWGEAGEEGVLCLLSDSTNSEVTEETGSERVVEQTFERLFQGATGRIIVALFSSNLHRVRHLLALAERLGRKVALQGRSMLRNVEMAREMGYLDVPDSLFVHLDSVPALPAQRVLVLTTGAQGEPRAGLSQLASGDGPVRLNPGDLVVLSSRAIPGNERSVGALIDALQWRGAKVAYAQVEPGIHVSGHASQPQQRRVLDLVRPAHFIPVHGEGRHLHKHLLTAREAGLEPAQCLLAQDGDVVTFEEGRGRFTGSVPSGRILKDRFGPGLVTPDTLQERVRLSETGMVAAVVVLQRGSQQLVAGPQLSGQGLSVDEQVLLPRVAQDARVLFEELSPILRGDDALVREELTRAVRRAFKAHTSKRALVVPLVVRV; from the coding sequence ATGCTTCACGTCATTCCCCTGGGCGGCCTGGGCGAAATCGGCCTCAACTCCATGGTCATCGCCTGCCGTGGGGAGATGCTGCTCATCGACGCCGGGCTGATGTTCCCCTCCGCGGGGATGCCCGGCGTGGACATCATCATTCCGGACTTCAGCCACCTGAAGCAGAACGCCGCGCAGCTCAAGGGCGTGCTGCTCACCCATGGCCACGAAGACCACCTGGGCGCCCTGCCCTACCTGCTCAACGAGGTGCCCGTCCCCGTCTACGGCACGCGCTTCACACTGGCCATGGCGCGCCACCGGCTGGAGGAGCTGGGCATCGAGGCGGACCTGCGCGAAATCGAGCCGCGCGAGCCCTTCCCCGTGGGCACGGCGTTCCGCGTGGAGGCCAGCCGCGTCACCCACACCGTGCCGGACGCGGTGGGCTACATCCTGCGCACGCCCGAAGGCACCCTCATCCACACCGGCGACTTCAAGCTGGACCCGGACCCCATCGACGGGCTGCGCACGGACCTGGAGCGCTGGGGCGAGGCCGGCGAGGAAGGCGTGCTGTGCCTCCTCTCCGACTCCACCAACTCCGAGGTGACGGAGGAGACAGGCAGCGAGCGCGTGGTGGAGCAGACCTTCGAGCGCCTCTTCCAGGGCGCCACCGGCCGCATCATCGTCGCCCTCTTCTCCTCCAACCTCCACCGGGTGCGGCACCTGCTGGCGCTGGCGGAGCGGCTGGGACGCAAGGTGGCCCTGCAGGGCCGCAGCATGCTGCGCAACGTGGAGATGGCGCGGGAGATGGGCTACCTGGACGTGCCCGACTCGCTCTTCGTCCACCTGGACTCGGTGCCGGCGCTGCCCGCGCAGCGGGTGCTGGTGCTGACCACCGGCGCCCAGGGCGAGCCCCGGGCCGGGCTGTCCCAGCTCGCGTCGGGGGACGGCCCCGTGCGGCTGAATCCCGGCGACCTGGTGGTGCTCAGCTCGCGGGCCATCCCCGGCAACGAGCGCTCCGTGGGCGCGCTCATCGACGCGCTCCAGTGGCGCGGGGCGAAAGTCGCCTACGCCCAGGTGGAGCCGGGCATCCACGTCTCCGGCCACGCCAGCCAGCCCCAGCAGCGGCGCGTGCTGGACCTGGTGCGCCCGGCCCACTTCATCCCCGTCCACGGCGAGGGCCGCCATCTGCACAAGCACCTGCTCACCGCGCGCGAGGCCGGGCTGGAGCCCGCCCAGTGCCTGCTGGCACAGGACGGCGACGTCGTCACCTTCGAGGAAGGCCGGGGGCGCTTCACCGGCAGCGTCCCGTCCGGACGCATCCTCAAGGACCGGTTCGGCCCCGGCCTGGTGACGCCGGACACGCTCCAGGAGCGCGTCCGGCTGTCGGAGACGGGCATGGTGGCCGCGGTGGTGGTCCTCCAGCGGGGCTCCCAGCAACTGGTGGCGGGGCCACAGCTGTCCGGCCAGGGGCTGTCCGTGGACGAACAGGTCCTGCTCCCCCGGGTGGCCCAGGACGCGCGAGTGCTCTTCGAGGAACTGTCCCCCATCCTGCGGGGCGATGACGCCCTGGTGAGAGAGGAACTCACCCGGGCCGTGCGCCGGGCATTCAAGGCGCACACGTCCAAGCGTGCCCTGGTGGTGCCCTTGGTCGTCCGGGTGTAG
- a CDS encoding TrmH family RNA methyltransferase, translating to MSGGGARYERYEREQFEPEQFLLDVRKEKIDRVVSHRTRNFTVVLDRLEDSFNMAAVLRTCESMGVQEVHIIINPEAPFVPNSRVAQGCDKWLDVKLYRTFAECREHLKSRGFSLYASAIQEGATSLYTLRFDGKMALVFGNERRGVSEDVLAGVDGTFWVPMKGFSQSLNISAAASACISRAIAWRDEHLGQSGDLSPEDAQALRERFYVLAIKQRKRLFKKAP from the coding sequence ATGTCGGGTGGTGGTGCGCGCTACGAGCGCTATGAGCGGGAGCAGTTCGAGCCGGAGCAGTTCCTGCTCGACGTGCGCAAGGAGAAGATTGATCGCGTCGTCAGTCACCGGACGCGCAACTTCACGGTGGTCCTGGACCGGCTGGAGGACAGCTTCAACATGGCCGCGGTGCTGCGCACCTGCGAGTCCATGGGCGTTCAGGAAGTCCACATCATCATCAACCCGGAAGCGCCCTTCGTCCCCAACTCGAGGGTGGCCCAGGGCTGCGACAAGTGGCTGGACGTGAAGCTGTACAGGACGTTCGCCGAGTGCCGCGAGCACCTGAAGTCCCGTGGCTTCTCGCTGTATGCCTCCGCCATTCAGGAGGGGGCCACCAGCCTCTACACCCTGCGCTTCGACGGGAAGATGGCGCTGGTGTTCGGCAACGAGCGGCGCGGCGTGAGCGAGGACGTGCTGGCCGGCGTGGACGGCACGTTCTGGGTCCCCATGAAGGGTTTCAGCCAGAGCCTGAACATCTCCGCCGCGGCGTCCGCCTGCATCAGCCGGGCGATTGCCTGGCGGGACGAGCACCTGGGCCAGTCGGGGGACCTGTCTCCCGAGGATGCCCAGGCCCTGCGCGAGCGCTTCTACGTGCTGGCCATCAAACAGAGGAAGCGCCTGTTCAAGAAGGCCCCGTGA
- the rimO gene encoding 30S ribosomal protein S12 methylthiotransferase RimO, whose protein sequence is METTTPKSLYMMTLGCPKNRVDSEVMLGTLRHRGYTLVQEASDAQVIVVNTCAFIGPAKQESVDSILEMAELKKSGACKTLVVTGCLSQRYGEELSKEMPEVDHFLGTSAYAQIGDLLAAEASPRQVIPDPDYIHDANTPRINSMPKYTAYLKISEGCDNACAFCIIPTLRGGQRSRPIDDIVAEAKQLADSGVQELNLVAQDLTAYGHDLPGRPKLHDLLKALVQVDVKWIRLHYAYPRIFPDELIEVMASEPKIARYLDMPVQHVSDKLLLSMKRGRNSEFLKGLLTKLRERVPGLVMRTSLIVGLPGETEEDFEMLKEFVKTQRFERLGVFQYSDEEGTAAYDLPDKVPQKLIERRWREVMAIQKRINREQNKKLVGKRLEVLVEGPAPETEHLLVGRHQGQAPDIDGMVYINDGLAYPGEIVTVEVTEAHDYDLVARVVERPDPKQREHTARDAHPAPLPVAAMQRPAPRAE, encoded by the coding sequence GTGGAAACCACCACCCCCAAGAGCCTGTACATGATGACCCTCGGCTGCCCGAAGAACCGGGTGGACTCCGAGGTGATGCTGGGCACGCTGCGCCACCGCGGCTACACGCTGGTGCAGGAGGCGTCCGACGCCCAGGTCATCGTCGTCAACACGTGCGCCTTCATCGGTCCCGCCAAGCAGGAGTCGGTGGACTCCATCCTGGAGATGGCCGAGCTGAAGAAGTCCGGCGCCTGCAAGACGCTGGTGGTGACGGGCTGCTTGTCCCAGCGCTACGGCGAGGAGCTGTCGAAAGAGATGCCGGAGGTCGACCACTTCCTGGGCACCAGCGCCTACGCCCAGATTGGTGACCTGCTGGCCGCCGAGGCCTCGCCGCGTCAGGTGATTCCGGACCCGGACTACATCCACGACGCCAATACGCCGCGCATCAACTCGATGCCGAAGTACACGGCGTACCTCAAGATTTCCGAGGGCTGCGACAACGCCTGTGCCTTCTGCATCATCCCCACCCTGCGCGGCGGGCAGCGCTCGCGGCCCATCGACGACATCGTCGCCGAGGCGAAGCAGTTGGCGGACAGCGGCGTGCAGGAGCTGAACCTCGTCGCGCAGGATTTGACGGCCTACGGGCATGACCTGCCGGGCCGGCCGAAGCTGCATGATTTGCTCAAGGCGCTGGTGCAGGTGGACGTGAAGTGGATTCGCCTCCACTACGCCTACCCGCGCATCTTCCCGGACGAGCTCATCGAGGTGATGGCCTCGGAGCCGAAGATTGCCCGCTACCTGGACATGCCCGTGCAGCACGTCAGCGACAAGCTGCTGCTGTCCATGAAGCGCGGCCGCAACTCGGAGTTCCTCAAGGGCCTGCTGACCAAGCTGCGGGAGCGCGTGCCCGGCCTGGTGATGCGCACCTCGCTCATCGTCGGCCTGCCGGGTGAGACGGAAGAGGACTTCGAGATGCTGAAGGAGTTCGTGAAGACGCAGCGCTTCGAGCGCCTGGGCGTCTTCCAGTACTCCGACGAAGAGGGCACCGCCGCCTACGACCTGCCGGACAAGGTGCCGCAGAAGCTCATCGAGCGCCGCTGGCGCGAGGTCATGGCCATCCAGAAGCGCATCAACCGCGAGCAGAACAAGAAGCTCGTGGGCAAGCGCCTGGAGGTGCTCGTGGAAGGCCCCGCGCCGGAGACGGAGCACCTGCTGGTGGGCCGCCACCAGGGCCAGGCGCCGGACATCGACGGCATGGTCTACATCAACGACGGCCTAGCGTACCCGGGGGAGATTGTCACCGTGGAGGTGACGGAAGCCCACGACTACGACCTGGTCGCCCGCGTGGTGGAGCGCCCGGACCCGAAGCAGCGCGAGCACACCGCGCGCGACGCGCACCCGGCGCCGCTGCCGGTGGCGGCGATGCAGCGTCCGGCCCCTCGCGCGGAGTAG
- the rpmA gene encoding 50S ribosomal protein L27 — MAHKKGQGSSRNGRDSNPQYRGVKVYGGETVSAGSILVRQVGTVIHAGANVKLGRDFTLYSVVDGVVKYERLGRDRKKVSVYPAAAEQASA; from the coding sequence ATGGCTCATAAAAAAGGACAGGGTTCTTCGCGCAACGGTCGCGATTCCAACCCGCAGTATCGTGGCGTGAAGGTGTACGGCGGTGAGACGGTGTCGGCGGGCAGCATCCTCGTTCGCCAGGTGGGCACGGTCATCCACGCCGGCGCCAACGTGAAGCTCGGCCGCGACTTCACCCTCTACTCGGTGGTGGACGGCGTGGTGAAGTACGAGCGCCTGGGCCGCGACCGGAAGAAGGTTTCGGTCTACCCGGCCGCCGCTGAGCAGGCGAGCGCCTGA
- a CDS encoding YajQ family cyclic di-GMP-binding protein, which translates to MPSFDVVSKIDLAELDNAVNQTKKELSTRYDFQGTHADVVLAPDNTAITVKANSEDRVQAAKEVLLTKLAKRNISLFALEYGDIEKTGLHNVKQVIKLQQGIPVEKSKELVKLLKDSKMKVQGSIQADQLRVTGKNRDDLQAAIALFRKEQDRLKLDMQFINFRD; encoded by the coding sequence ATGCCATCCTTCGACGTCGTCTCGAAAATCGACCTCGCTGAGCTCGACAACGCGGTCAACCAGACCAAGAAGGAGCTCAGCACGCGGTACGACTTCCAGGGCACCCATGCCGACGTGGTGTTGGCCCCGGACAATACCGCCATCACCGTGAAGGCCAACAGCGAAGACCGCGTCCAGGCCGCCAAGGAAGTCCTCCTGACGAAGCTGGCCAAGCGGAACATCAGCCTGTTCGCCTTGGAGTACGGCGACATCGAGAAGACGGGCCTTCACAACGTGAAGCAGGTCATCAAGCTCCAGCAGGGCATCCCGGTGGAGAAGTCCAAGGAGCTGGTGAAGCTGCTGAAGGACTCGAAGATGAAGGTCCAGGGCTCCATCCAGGCCGACCAGCTTCGCGTCACGGGCAAGAACCGGGACGACCTCCAGGCGGCCATCGCCCTGTTCCGCAAGGAGCAGGACCGGCTGAAGCTGGACATGCAGTTCATCAACTTCCGCGATTGA
- the obgE gene encoding GTPase ObgE, translating into MKFVDEVRIFVKAGDGGNGAVSFRREKYIERGGPNGGDGGNGGSVVFVADPQLTTLLDYRYQQHHRARNGEHGMGSDCNGRAAEDMVLKVPVGTLVKDANTGELLVDLSEAGQRWVAAKGGRGGLGNMNFATSTRQTPRFAQDGTKGEELTLRLELKLLADVGLLGFPNAGKSTFISRVSRARPKVADYPFTTLVPNLGMVQYKDGLSFVMADIPGIIEGASEGVGLGHQFLRHVERCKVLIHLIDMGAEGEGRAPLHDFDVLNAELGKYSPELASKPQVVAANKLDLPDAQARLEGFTEALRERGIRVYPVSCATGEGMQPLMDSVAEVLFTGRTEKLHVEIPAKAARAGKAKTKAAEKKALARNAGAAAATKSATKKSAAAKKAVTKKAPARKAGAVAKTSAARKAGTAAAKKAPARKSGTAPVKKAAAKKAPARKSGTAPAKKSAVKKASARKSGSSGKAAAKKASAATKRAPARKSGGGRS; encoded by the coding sequence ATGAAGTTCGTCGACGAGGTCCGCATCTTCGTGAAGGCGGGGGATGGCGGCAACGGCGCCGTCTCGTTCCGGCGGGAGAAGTACATCGAGCGCGGTGGCCCCAATGGCGGGGACGGCGGTAACGGCGGCTCCGTCGTCTTCGTGGCGGATCCGCAGCTCACCACGCTGCTCGACTACCGCTACCAGCAGCACCACCGCGCCAGGAATGGCGAGCACGGCATGGGCAGCGACTGTAACGGTCGCGCCGCCGAGGACATGGTGCTCAAGGTGCCCGTGGGCACGCTGGTGAAGGATGCCAACACCGGAGAGCTGCTGGTGGACCTCAGCGAGGCCGGCCAGCGCTGGGTGGCGGCGAAGGGCGGACGGGGCGGCCTGGGCAACATGAACTTCGCCACTTCCACCCGGCAGACGCCGCGCTTCGCCCAGGATGGGACGAAGGGCGAGGAGTTGACGCTCCGGCTGGAGCTGAAGCTGCTGGCGGACGTGGGCCTGCTGGGCTTCCCCAACGCGGGCAAGAGCACGTTCATCTCCCGCGTGAGCCGGGCGCGGCCGAAGGTCGCCGACTATCCCTTCACCACGCTGGTCCCCAACCTGGGCATGGTCCAGTACAAGGACGGCCTGTCCTTCGTGATGGCGGACATCCCCGGCATCATCGAGGGCGCCAGCGAGGGCGTGGGCCTGGGGCACCAGTTCCTGCGCCACGTGGAGCGGTGCAAGGTGCTGATCCACCTCATCGACATGGGGGCGGAGGGCGAGGGCCGCGCGCCGCTGCACGACTTCGACGTGCTCAACGCGGAGCTGGGCAAGTACAGCCCGGAGCTGGCGTCCAAGCCGCAGGTGGTGGCGGCCAACAAGTTGGATCTGCCCGACGCGCAGGCCCGGCTGGAGGGCTTCACGGAGGCGCTGCGTGAACGCGGCATCCGTGTGTATCCCGTGTCCTGCGCCACCGGCGAGGGCATGCAGCCGCTGATGGACTCCGTGGCGGAGGTGCTGTTCACGGGGCGCACCGAGAAGCTCCACGTGGAGATTCCCGCCAAGGCGGCTCGGGCGGGGAAGGCCAAGACGAAGGCCGCGGAGAAGAAGGCTCTGGCTCGCAATGCGGGCGCAGCTGCGGCGACGAAGTCTGCGACGAAGAAGTCTGCGGCTGCGAAGAAGGCCGTGACGAAGAAGGCTCCGGCGCGGAAGGCGGGTGCAGTGGCGAAGACGTCCGCAGCGCGCAAGGCAGGCACTGCTGCGGCGAAGAAGGCCCCGGCTCGCAAGTCGGGCACCGCGCCCGTGAAGAAGGCCGCGGCGAAGAAGGCCCCAGCTCGCAAGTCGGGCACCGCGCCCGCGAAGAAGTCCGCCGTGAAGAAGGCATCCGCGCGCAAGAGCGGCTCGTCGGGCAAGGCCGCCGCGAAGAAGGCATCCGCGGCCACGAAGCGCGCTCCGGCGCGCAAGTCGGGCGGCGGGAGGAGCTGA
- a CDS encoding LolA family protein, producing MFFEALLATLLSAPATPAATPVKPAPTVQAAAPAAPAAAKPMTPEVKSLVDRMQAFYEKTGDFRAGFRQDYKYKTFRRTQTSEGTVTYKKPGLMRWEYLKPSPRTFVLAGNKVYAYDPAAQSLTVANVDTSQLSASVTFLFGQGKLADEFNITKGACKDCKGTLLVLDPLKNEPRFRQVRLEVDPSTAQVLKSTVVDPDGSENTISFLNLKTNVGLDADSFKLDVPDDTRVDDFTKAKKQ from the coding sequence ATGTTCTTCGAAGCCCTGCTCGCTACGCTCCTGTCCGCCCCTGCCACCCCTGCCGCCACCCCGGTGAAGCCCGCGCCGACGGTCCAGGCCGCCGCGCCCGCGGCCCCCGCCGCCGCGAAGCCCATGACGCCGGAAGTGAAGTCCCTGGTGGACCGGATGCAGGCCTTCTACGAGAAGACCGGTGACTTCCGCGCGGGCTTCCGCCAGGACTACAAGTACAAGACCTTCCGGCGCACGCAGACGTCCGAAGGCACCGTCACGTACAAGAAGCCCGGCCTGATGCGTTGGGAGTACCTGAAGCCCTCGCCGCGCACCTTCGTGCTGGCGGGCAACAAGGTGTACGCGTACGACCCGGCGGCCCAGAGCCTCACCGTGGCCAACGTGGACACCAGCCAGCTCTCCGCGTCGGTGACGTTCCTCTTCGGCCAGGGAAAGCTCGCGGACGAGTTCAACATCACCAAGGGCGCCTGCAAGGACTGCAAGGGCACGCTGCTGGTGTTGGATCCGCTGAAGAACGAGCCGCGCTTCCGCCAGGTGCGCCTGGAGGTGGATCCATCCACGGCCCAGGTGCTCAAGAGCACGGTGGTGGACCCGGACGGCAGCGAGAACACCATCTCCTTCCTCAACCTGAAGACGAACGTGGGCCTCGACGCGGACAGCTTCAAGCTGGATGTGCCGGACGACACTCGCGTGGATGACTTCACGAAGGCGAAGAAGCAGTAA